The DNA window CCGAGCGCCCCGCCTCCAACATGGCCAGGGCCTTGACGACCCGCAACCTCTGGCGCCAGTCGCTCAAGGACAGCCCCAGATGCTGCTGACAGCGTCGCTCCAATGTTCGCTCCGTGGTGTGCATCTTCTTCGCCCACAAGGCCACCGAGCTGCCATCCGCCGGGTCCTTCTCCAACGCCGTCAGCACCGGGCCGAGCAGCGGGTCGTCCGACATGGGCAGATAGCTCCCTTGCGGCGGAGCCAGCGCGAGCTGGTCGATGAGCACGCGGAAGAGCCGGCGCTCATGACTGGTCCGGGGATGCGTCACACGATGACTCCGCAGGTGCTCGAGCAGCGCCTTGACCAGCGGATTCACCGCGAGCGCACACGTCGTCTTCGGCAACGTCCGGCACAGCTCCCGCGAGATGTAGAGCGAGC is part of the Myxococcus landrumus genome and encodes:
- a CDS encoding AraC family transcriptional regulator, which translates into the protein MAKQLQVPFTSKLPHPVYFRTASLPTAATYPRHRHPWGEFVYAFSGVMELKLSGSHYLSPPQYGIWLPPDVEHRGMNRSEASHCSLYISRELCRTLPKTTCALAVNPLVKALLEHLRSHRVTHPRTSHERRLFRVLIDQLALAPPQGSYLPMSDDPLLGPVLTALEKDPADGSSVALWAKKMHTTERTLERRCQQHLGLSLSDWRQRLRVVKALAMLEAGRSVEAIAFDLGYSSASAFIAMFRRLTGTTPDKVRSEGFASPGGTQT